From one Diorhabda carinulata isolate Delta chromosome 12, icDioCari1.1, whole genome shotgun sequence genomic stretch:
- the LOC130900097 gene encoding uncharacterized protein LOC130900097, whose translation MLQFLFILLSGITGFTLAGYPEHTSGNDINSDGQSYGYGYSGSFSGAEPNLQNIPFSQGFDFNNLFENFNKFQRHLFDQIQSQSAFVQNNAQARSNFPETAGGYAGGYGFGNENSGSFSGSFPELYPDGTSFQFIPGSDVTGEFTPNGNGATAFGSVGSDGVRQGAFVYPENPNKPNVNVRFGADQPSDGFKSVFTSSSSYTTNVNGKPKTVQKASTTVNDNGKVTTYTRESPRE comes from the exons AACATACTTCCGGAAATGATATAAATAGTGACGGCCAATCTTATGGATATGGATATTCTGGTAGCTTTTCCGGAGCAGAACCGAATCtacaaaatattccatttaGCCAAGGATTCGATTTTaacaatttgtttgaaaatttcaataaatttcaacgACATTTATTTGATCA AATTCAATCGCAATCTgcatttgttcaaaataatgCCCAAGCAAGGTCAAACTTTCCGGAAACAGCAGGTGGATACGCAGGTGGGTATGGTTTCGGTAATGAAAACAGTGGATCGTTTAGCGGGTCTTTCCCAGAGTTATATCCCGATGGAACAAGCTTTCAATTTATTCCAGGATCTGATGTAACTGGTGAATTTACACCAAATGGGAATGGTGCTACTGCATTTGGCTCCGTAGGTTCTGATGGGGTTCGTCAAGGTGCTTTTGTTTATCCAGAAAACCCC AACAAACCTAATGTAAACGTCAGATTTGGAGCGGATCAACCGTCAGATGGTTTCAAAAGTGTTTTCACTTCCAGTTCTAGCTACACAACCAATGTTAATGGAAAACCAAAAACCGTACAAAAAGCTTCAACAACTGTTAATGATAACGGAAAGGTTACAACTTATACACGAGAGAGTCCTCgagaataa